A single region of the Pseudomonas sp. VD-NE ins genome encodes:
- a CDS encoding ABC transporter ATP-binding protein, which translates to MANASSTYRKALEGHQQPKKVLVKVDRVTKKFDETVAVDDVSLEIHQGEIFALLGGSGSGKSTLLRMLAGFERPTEGRILLDGVDITDMPPYERPINMMFQSYALFPHMTVAQNIAFGLKQDRLPASEIDARVDEMLRLVHMTQYAKRRPHQLSGGQRQRVALARSLAKRPKLLLLDEPMGALDKKLRSQMQLELVQIIERVGVTCVMVTHDQEEAMTMAERIAIMHLGWIAQIGSPVDIYEAPVSRMVCEFIGNVNAFDGTVVEDLEGHAIIHSPDLQQKIYVGHGVSTSVQDKSVTYAIRPEKMLVSTTKPEFRYNWSEGKVHDIAYLGGHSVFYVELPGGKIVQSFMANAERRGARPTWDDKVYVWWEDDSGVVLRS; encoded by the coding sequence ATGGCAAACGCCTCCAGCACTTACAGGAAGGCACTTGAAGGTCATCAGCAACCGAAAAAGGTTCTGGTGAAAGTCGACCGTGTCACCAAGAAGTTCGACGAAACCGTGGCCGTGGACGATGTGTCCCTGGAGATCCATCAGGGCGAAATCTTTGCCCTGCTCGGCGGCTCCGGTTCGGGCAAATCGACCCTGCTGCGGATGCTCGCCGGTTTCGAGCGCCCGACTGAAGGGCGGATTCTGCTCGACGGCGTGGACATCACCGACATGCCGCCGTACGAGCGGCCGATCAACATGATGTTCCAGTCCTACGCGCTGTTCCCACACATGACCGTCGCGCAGAACATCGCCTTCGGCCTCAAGCAAGACCGTTTGCCGGCCAGTGAAATCGACGCCCGTGTCGATGAAATGCTGCGCCTTGTACACATGACTCAATACGCCAAACGCCGTCCGCACCAGTTGTCCGGTGGTCAGCGTCAGCGCGTCGCCCTCGCCCGCTCGCTGGCCAAGCGTCCGAAGTTGTTGCTGCTCGACGAGCCAATGGGCGCGCTGGATAAAAAGCTGCGTTCGCAGATGCAATTGGAACTCGTGCAAATCATCGAACGCGTCGGCGTGACGTGCGTGATGGTCACCCACGACCAGGAAGAGGCCATGACCATGGCCGAGCGCATCGCGATCATGCACCTGGGCTGGATCGCGCAGATCGGCAGCCCGGTCGACATCTATGAAGCCCCGGTCAGCCGCATGGTTTGCGAATTCATCGGCAACGTGAACGCCTTCGACGGCACCGTGGTGGAAGACCTTGAAGGTCACGCGATCATCCACAGCCCGGACTTGCAGCAGAAGATCTACGTCGGTCACGGCGTCAGCACTTCGGTGCAGGACAAGTCGGTCACCTACGCGATCCGTCCGGAAAAAATGCTCGTCAGCACCACCAAGCCGGAGTTCCGCTACAACTGGTCCGAAGGCAAGGTGCATGACATCGCCTACCTCGGCGGCCACTCAGTGTTCTACGTCGAATTGCCCGGCGGCAAAATCGTCCAGTCGTTCATGGCCAACGCCGAACGCCGTGGCGCGCGCCCGACCTGGGACGACAAAGTCTACGTCTGGTGGGAAGACGATAGCGGCGTGGTACTGCGCTCATGA
- a CDS encoding ABC transporter permease subunit — protein MPSGRKLVIGIPFIWLFLFFMLPFFLVMKISFSEAALSIPPYSEIYTYAEQKFQLLLNIGNYTMLGEDELYLSAYLGSLKVAALSTMMCLLIGFPMAYAITKTGKETQNVLLLLIMMPTWTAILIRVYAWMGILSNNGLLNAFLMWTGLTDHPIEILNTNTAVYIGVVYAYLPFMVLPLYANLVKHDGSLLEAAQDLGSSNFNNFWKITVPLAKNGIIAGCMLVFIPVVGEFVIPELLGGPETLMIGRVLWQEFFNNRDWPVASALAVVMLLILIVPILLFNRSQAKEMEARG, from the coding sequence GTGCCCAGCGGGCGAAAACTGGTGATCGGCATTCCGTTCATCTGGCTGTTCCTGTTCTTCATGCTGCCGTTCTTTCTGGTGATGAAGATCAGCTTCTCGGAAGCCGCGCTGTCGATCCCGCCCTACTCGGAGATCTACACCTACGCCGAACAGAAATTCCAGCTGCTGCTCAACATCGGCAACTACACCATGCTCGGCGAAGACGAGCTGTACCTGTCGGCCTACCTCGGTTCGCTGAAAGTCGCGGCGCTGAGCACGATGATGTGCCTGTTGATCGGTTTTCCGATGGCCTACGCGATCACCAAGACCGGCAAGGAAACGCAAAACGTCCTGCTGCTGTTGATCATGATGCCGACCTGGACCGCGATCCTGATCCGCGTTTACGCGTGGATGGGCATCCTCAGCAACAACGGTCTGCTCAACGCGTTTTTGATGTGGACGGGGCTGACCGATCACCCGATCGAGATCCTCAACACCAACACGGCCGTGTATATCGGCGTGGTTTACGCCTACCTGCCGTTCATGGTGTTGCCGCTGTACGCCAACCTCGTCAAGCACGATGGCAGCCTGCTGGAAGCCGCGCAGGACCTGGGTTCGAGCAACTTCAACAACTTCTGGAAAATCACCGTGCCGCTGGCCAAGAACGGCATCATCGCAGGCTGCATGCTGGTGTTCATTCCGGTGGTCGGTGAGTTCGTGATTCCGGAACTGCTCGGTGGCCCGGAGACGCTGATGATCGGTCGCGTGCTGTGGCAAGAGTTCTTCAATAACCGCGACTGGCCGGTGGCGTCTGCACTGGCGGTGGTGATGCTGTTGATCCTGATTGTGCCGATTCTGCTGTTCAACCGCAGCCAGGCCAAAGAGATGGAGGCACGGGGATGA
- a CDS encoding ABC transporter permease subunit, with amino-acid sequence MKRFGFSKFMLIFGLMFIYLPMLILVIYSFNASKLVTVWGGWSVKWYVGLLDNTQLMGSVVRSLEIACYTAIAAVALGTLAAFVLTRVTRFKGRTLFGGLVTAPLVMPEVITGLSLLLLFVAMAQLIGWPQERGIVTIWIAHTTFCAAYVAVVVSARLRELDLSIEEAAMDLGAKPFKVFFLITIPMIAPSLAAGGMMSFALSLDDLVLASFVSGPGSTTLPMEVFSAVRLGVKPEINAVASLILLAVSLVTFLVWYFGRKAEANRKRAIQEAMDQTANESWQQPQQAATA; translated from the coding sequence ATGAAACGCTTCGGTTTTTCCAAGTTCATGCTGATCTTCGGCCTGATGTTCATTTATCTGCCGATGCTGATTCTGGTGATCTACTCGTTCAACGCCTCGAAACTGGTGACGGTGTGGGGTGGCTGGTCGGTGAAGTGGTACGTCGGTTTGCTCGACAACACGCAACTGATGGGCTCGGTGGTGCGCTCGCTGGAAATCGCCTGCTACACCGCGATTGCCGCCGTGGCGCTGGGCACCCTCGCCGCCTTCGTGCTGACTCGCGTCACGCGCTTCAAGGGCCGCACGCTGTTTGGTGGTCTGGTCACTGCGCCGCTGGTGATGCCTGAGGTGATCACCGGTCTGTCGCTGTTGCTGCTATTCGTGGCCATGGCGCAACTGATCGGCTGGCCGCAGGAGCGTGGCATCGTCACGATCTGGATCGCTCACACCACGTTTTGTGCCGCTTATGTCGCGGTGGTAGTCTCCGCCCGCCTTCGCGAGCTGGATCTGTCGATCGAAGAAGCAGCGATGGATCTCGGTGCGAAGCCGTTCAAGGTGTTTTTCCTGATCACCATTCCAATGATTGCGCCGTCGCTGGCGGCGGGCGGGATGATGTCGTTCGCCTTGTCGCTGGATGACCTGGTGTTGGCCAGCTTCGTCTCCGGGCCGGGTTCGACGACCCTGCCGATGGAAGTGTTCTCGGCGGTGCGTCTGGGCGTGAAGCCTGAGATCAACGCCGTCGCCAGCCTGATTCTGCTGGCGGTGTCGCTGGTGACCTTCCTGGTCTGGTACTTCGGCCGCAAGGCAGAAGCCAACCGTAAGCGAGCGATTCAGGAAGCGATGGATCAGACCGCGAACGAGTCGTGGCAGCAACCGCAACAAGCCGCCACCGCTTGA
- a CDS encoding polyamine ABC transporter substrate-binding protein, which yields MKMFGRTLLTLSLMGAMVMGAQANDKVLRVYNWSDYIAPDTVKKFEEETGIRVTYDVFDSNETLEARLLAGKSGYDLVVPSNSFLAKQIKAGVYQTLDKSKLPNWKNLNPVLLKNAAASDPDNAHAFPYMWGSIGIGFNPAKVKEVLGANAPTNSWDLLFKPENAEKLKACGISFLDSPTEMIPAALHYLGYPVNDKDTAHIKEAEALFMKIRPNVAYFHSSKYISDLANGNICVAVGYSGDVLQAKARAVESGNNVVIDYSIPKEGAGSFYDMVAIPRDAANVENAYLFMDFLMRPDIIAEITNSNGYSNANAAATPLVDEAIRNDPGSYPSQAVMATLYAVPDQPIATQRIMTRGWTRVKLGK from the coding sequence ATGAAAATGTTTGGCAGGACTCTGCTGACACTGTCCTTAATGGGCGCAATGGTTATGGGCGCCCAGGCCAACGACAAGGTGCTGCGTGTTTACAACTGGTCCGATTACATCGCGCCAGACACCGTCAAGAAGTTCGAAGAAGAGACCGGCATCCGCGTGACCTACGACGTCTTCGACAGCAACGAAACCCTTGAGGCGCGTTTGCTGGCGGGCAAATCCGGCTACGACCTGGTCGTGCCGTCGAACAGTTTCCTGGCCAAGCAGATCAAGGCCGGCGTCTATCAGACCCTGGACAAATCGAAGCTGCCGAACTGGAAGAATCTCAACCCGGTGCTGCTGAAAAATGCCGCCGCCAGTGATCCGGACAACGCCCACGCGTTCCCGTACATGTGGGGCTCGATCGGCATCGGTTTCAACCCGGCCAAGGTCAAGGAAGTGCTCGGCGCCAACGCCCCGACCAATTCCTGGGACTTGCTGTTCAAACCGGAAAACGCTGAAAAACTGAAAGCCTGCGGCATCAGTTTCCTCGACTCGCCGACCGAAATGATCCCGGCCGCCCTGCACTATCTGGGCTACCCGGTGAACGACAAGGACACCGCGCACATCAAGGAGGCCGAGGCGCTGTTCATGAAAATCCGCCCGAACGTGGCCTACTTCCACTCCTCGAAATACATCTCGGATCTGGCCAACGGCAACATCTGCGTCGCGGTCGGTTACTCCGGCGACGTGCTGCAAGCCAAGGCCCGCGCGGTGGAATCGGGCAACAACGTGGTGATCGATTACAGCATTCCCAAGGAAGGCGCCGGCAGCTTCTACGACATGGTCGCCATCCCGCGTGATGCGGCGAACGTCGAGAACGCTTACCTGTTCATGGACTTCCTGATGCGCCCGGACATCATCGCCGAGATCACCAACAGCAACGGCTACAGCAACGCCAACGCAGCGGCCACGCCATTGGTGGATGAAGCGATCCGCAACGACCCGGGTTCGTACCCGTCGCAAGCGGTGATGGCGACGCTGTATGCGGTGCCGGATCAGCCGATTGCCACGCAGCGAATCATGACCCGTGGCTGGACCCGGGTGAAACTCGGTAAGTGA
- the thpR gene encoding RNA 2',3'-cyclic phosphodiesterase has translation MTDEAKRLFFALDCPAVQRKAIAQWRVELGLRTGKPVPADNFHLTLLFLGAVPLAQINEVCEAAGHVRTPGEPLKIALDRLQVWHRAGVLSLAPEQAPQTLLRLVYALEQAMLPFGFEETPREFRPHLTLARDYRAPEPESATPPEFFLRAERFALFESHKGRYRILQDWPLI, from the coding sequence ATGACCGATGAAGCGAAGCGACTGTTTTTCGCCCTCGATTGCCCGGCGGTGCAACGCAAGGCGATTGCACAATGGCGAGTGGAGTTGGGGTTGCGCACCGGTAAGCCGGTGCCGGCGGACAACTTTCATCTGACGTTGCTGTTTCTCGGCGCCGTGCCATTGGCGCAGATCAATGAAGTCTGCGAGGCGGCCGGGCACGTACGCACGCCGGGTGAGCCATTGAAGATTGCGCTGGATCGCTTGCAGGTCTGGCATCGCGCCGGGGTGTTGTCGCTGGCGCCTGAGCAGGCTCCGCAAACGTTGTTGCGCTTGGTCTATGCGCTGGAGCAGGCGATGTTGCCGTTTGGCTTTGAAGAGACGCCCCGCGAGTTTCGCCCGCACCTGACGCTGGCCCGAGACTACCGCGCGCCGGAACCGGAATCCGCTACGCCGCCGGAGTTTTTCCTGCGTGCCGAACGCTTCGCCCTGTTCGAATCACACAAGGGCCGCTATCGGATCCTGCAAGATTGGCCGCTGATCTGA
- a CDS encoding DUF1428 domain-containing protein, whose amino-acid sequence MAYIDIFVAPVPTANLEQYKKHCEIAAKLFKEYGAQDVMQCWGDDVPEGKVTSFPMAVKLKEGETVSSGWLIWPDKTTRDAGMAKMMEDPRMQPDVNPMGFDGQRMIFGGFKNILEP is encoded by the coding sequence ATGGCTTACATCGATATTTTTGTGGCGCCGGTGCCGACTGCCAACCTTGAGCAGTACAAAAAGCACTGTGAAATCGCGGCGAAACTGTTCAAGGAATATGGTGCACAGGATGTGATGCAGTGCTGGGGCGATGACGTGCCGGAGGGCAAGGTCACGTCATTTCCGATGGCGGTCAAACTCAAGGAGGGCGAAACGGTGTCGTCCGGCTGGCTGATCTGGCCGGACAAAACCACCCGTGATGCCGGCATGGCAAAAATGATGGAAGACCCGCGCATGCAACCCGACGTCAACCCGATGGGGTTTGATGGCCAACGCATGATTTTTGGCGGCTTCAAAAACATCCTCGAACCCTGA
- a CDS encoding L-lactate permease, whose protein sequence is MVWQQIYDPFGNPVISTLMAAVPVVVMLAALAFFHVKAHLAALLALASALLISIFAFGMPASMAGSAALFGAANGLLPIGWIVLNIIFLHRLTTENGSFKVLQDSLARITDDRRLQLLLIAFCFGAFFEGAAGFGTPVAVTGAILIGLGFSPLAASGLALIANTAPVAFGALGTPIITLAKVTGLDEMELSMMVGRQLPFFSVLVPFWLIWAFAGWRKMLEIWPAILVAGVSFAVPQFLVSNYHGPMLVDVIAALISMACLTLFLKVWKPATIHTSAALSGRVDNSRVEEEKVTASAAFSDQARPAVMRAWMPWIILTVFVFAWGTQGFKNMFDVRPAIDPVTHSAKLDPSGKPVNEANPIFAPAVTFTTLHLQIEKVPPVVAAPKAEEAVYKFTWFTATGSGILLAAIVGGLLMGYSIPQLIKQYLRTLWVVRFSLITIAAMLALGFLTRYSGLDATMGLAFAATGIFYPMFGTLLGWLGVALTGSDTASNVLFGGLQRVTSEQLGISPILMAAANSSGGVMGKMVDAQSIVVASTATRWYGHEGEILRYVFFHSIVLAILVGGLVTLQAYVAPFTSMVVGGH, encoded by the coding sequence ATGGTCTGGCAGCAAATTTACGACCCGTTCGGCAACCCGGTGATCTCCACGCTCATGGCCGCCGTACCGGTGGTGGTGATGCTCGCGGCGCTGGCGTTCTTTCATGTCAAAGCGCATCTCGCGGCGCTGCTGGCGCTGGCGTCCGCCCTGCTGATTTCGATTTTCGCCTTCGGCATGCCTGCGAGCATGGCTGGCTCTGCGGCGTTGTTTGGCGCGGCGAATGGCTTGCTGCCAATCGGCTGGATCGTCCTCAACATCATCTTTCTGCATCGCCTGACCACCGAGAACGGCTCGTTCAAAGTGCTGCAGGATTCTCTCGCACGCATCACCGATGATCGCCGTTTGCAGTTGCTGCTGATCGCGTTCTGCTTCGGTGCGTTTTTCGAAGGTGCGGCGGGGTTTGGCACGCCGGTGGCGGTGACCGGGGCGATTCTGATTGGTCTGGGTTTTTCGCCGTTGGCTGCGTCGGGTCTGGCGCTGATCGCCAACACCGCGCCAGTGGCCTTCGGCGCGCTAGGCACACCGATCATTACCTTGGCCAAAGTCACCGGGCTGGATGAAATGGAGCTGTCGATGATGGTCGGTCGGCAGTTGCCGTTTTTCTCGGTGCTGGTGCCGTTCTGGCTGATCTGGGCGTTTGCCGGGTGGCGCAAGATGCTGGAGATCTGGCCGGCGATTCTGGTGGCCGGGGTCAGCTTCGCCGTGCCGCAGTTTCTGGTGTCGAACTACCACGGGCCGATGCTGGTGGACGTGATCGCCGCGCTGATTTCCATGGCCTGTCTGACCTTGTTTTTGAAGGTGTGGAAACCGGCGACCATTCACACCTCGGCAGCGCTGTCAGGGCGGGTCGACAATTCCAGAGTCGAGGAAGAAAAAGTCACCGCCAGCGCCGCGTTCAGCGATCAGGCGCGCCCGGCAGTCATGCGTGCGTGGATGCCGTGGATCATCCTCACCGTGTTCGTGTTTGCCTGGGGCACGCAGGGCTTCAAGAATATGTTCGACGTGCGCCCGGCGATTGATCCGGTCACGCACTCGGCCAAACTCGACCCCTCGGGCAAACCGGTGAACGAGGCTAATCCGATCTTCGCACCGGCGGTGACCTTCACCACCTTGCACCTTCAGATCGAAAAAGTGCCGCCGGTGGTGGCCGCACCGAAGGCTGAAGAAGCGGTGTACAAATTCACCTGGTTCACCGCCACCGGCAGCGGGATTCTGCTGGCAGCGATTGTCGGCGGCTTGCTGATGGGCTATTCGATTCCGCAATTGATCAAGCAATACCTGCGCACGTTGTGGGTGGTGCGGTTTTCGTTGATCACGATTGCGGCGATGTTGGCGCTGGGGTTCCTCACGCGCTATTCAGGGCTCGACGCGACCATGGGTCTGGCGTTTGCGGCGACGGGGATTTTCTATCCGATGTTCGGCACATTGCTCGGTTGGCTGGGTGTGGCGTTGACCGGTTCGGATACCGCGTCGAACGTATTGTTTGGTGGTTTGCAGCGAGTAACTTCGGAACAGCTCGGCATCAGTCCGATCCTCATGGCAGCGGCGAACAGTTCCGGCGGGGTGATGGGCAAAATGGTCGATGCGCAATCGATCGTGGTCGCCTCCACCGCGACGCGTTGGTATGGGCATGAGGGCGAGATTTTGCGCTACGTGTTCTTTCACTCGATTGTGCTGGCGATCCTGGTCGGCGGGCTGGTGACGTTGCAGGCGTATGTGGCGCCGTTTACTTCGATGGTGGTGGGCGGGCATTGA
- the paoA gene encoding aldehyde dehydrogenase iron-sulfur subunit PaoA produces the protein MTISRRGFLILGAVTATAFAMPPFISLKAYAANLEQPAMSKVTINVNGKPRALDVDTRTTLLDALREHLHLTGSKKGCDHGQCGACTVIADGRRINSCLTLAVMHEGSEITTIEGLGMPDNLHPMQAAFIKHDGYQCGYCTPGQICSAVAVIKEIRDGIPSHVSESLTEQPQLIASEFQERMSGNICRCGAYSNIIEAITEVAEVPA, from the coding sequence ATGACGATTTCCCGACGCGGATTTCTGATCCTCGGCGCCGTGACCGCCACCGCGTTCGCGATGCCGCCGTTTATCAGCCTCAAGGCCTACGCGGCCAATCTGGAGCAACCGGCCATGAGCAAAGTGACGATCAACGTCAACGGCAAGCCGCGTGCGCTTGACGTCGACACCCGCACCACCCTGCTCGATGCCTTGCGCGAGCACCTGCACCTGACCGGCAGTAAAAAAGGCTGCGACCACGGCCAGTGTGGCGCCTGCACGGTGATCGCCGATGGTCGACGGATCAATTCTTGCCTGACCCTGGCGGTGATGCACGAAGGCAGTGAGATCACCACCATCGAAGGCCTCGGCATGCCCGACAATCTGCACCCGATGCAAGCAGCGTTCATCAAGCATGACGGCTATCAGTGCGGCTATTGCACACCGGGGCAGATCTGCTCGGCAGTGGCGGTGATCAAGGAAATCCGCGATGGCATCCCCAGCCACGTCAGTGAAAGCCTCACCGAGCAACCGCAACTGATCGCCAGTGAGTTTCAGGAGCGCATGAGCGGCAATATCTGCCGCTGCGGCGCTTACTCGAACATCATCGAAGCCATCACCGAAGTCGCGGAGGTGCCGGCATGA
- a CDS encoding xanthine dehydrogenase family protein subunit M — MRPFNYSRADSPAAAAAQAAQVEGARFIAGGTNLLDLMKLDIETPLHLIDVNHLGLDQIEATPEGGLRIGALVRNTDLAADQRIRKDYALLSRALLAGASGQLRNMATTAGNLLQRTRCPYFYDTNQACNKRQPGSGCAAIGGVSRQLGIIGVSDACIATHPSDMAIAMRALDTQIETVKPDGTTRSIAMADFHQLPGTTPNIETSLTPGEFITSVTLPAPVGGTHVYHKVRDRSSYAFALVSVGLILQQDGSGRVAVGGIAPKPWRVEAAEALLPQGAKAVSARLLDGATPTHDNQFKLTLVERTLGSVLAQARDEA; from the coding sequence ATGAGACCGTTCAATTACAGCCGCGCCGACTCCCCCGCCGCTGCCGCTGCGCAAGCCGCACAGGTCGAAGGCGCACGCTTCATCGCTGGCGGCACCAACCTGCTGGACTTGATGAAACTCGACATCGAAACCCCGCTGCACCTGATCGACGTCAACCACCTCGGCCTGGATCAGATCGAAGCCACGCCCGAAGGCGGCTTGCGCATCGGCGCGCTAGTACGCAATACCGATCTGGCGGCTGATCAGCGCATCAGAAAAGACTACGCCCTGCTCTCCCGCGCCTTGCTCGCTGGGGCTTCCGGGCAGTTGCGCAACATGGCCACCACCGCCGGCAACCTGCTGCAACGTACACGCTGCCCGTACTTCTACGACACGAATCAGGCCTGCAACAAACGCCAACCCGGCAGCGGTTGTGCAGCGATCGGCGGGGTCAGTCGGCAGTTGGGGATTATCGGCGTCAGCGACGCGTGCATCGCCACACACCCGAGCGACATGGCGATTGCCATGCGCGCGCTCGATACGCAGATTGAAACGGTGAAACCTGATGGTACGACGCGCAGCATCGCCATGGCCGATTTCCATCAGTTGCCCGGCACCACGCCGAACATCGAAACCAGCCTGACGCCCGGCGAATTCATCACCTCGGTGACATTGCCCGCGCCGGTCGGCGGCACCCACGTTTATCACAAGGTGCGTGACCGCTCGTCCTATGCGTTCGCCCTGGTGTCGGTCGGTCTGATCCTGCAACAGGACGGCAGCGGTCGCGTTGCCGTCGGCGGTATCGCGCCGAAACCATGGCGGGTTGAAGCCGCCGAAGCGTTGCTGCCCCAAGGCGCGAAAGCCGTCAGTGCACGCCTGCTCGACGGCGCCACGCCGACCCACGACAACCAATTCAAACTGACCCTGGTCGAGCGCACGCTCGGTTCGGTGTTGGCGCAAGCGAGGGATGAAGCATGA
- the paoC gene encoding aldehyde oxidoreductase molybdenum-binding subunit PaoC, with protein sequence MKFDTPATTNPIDQLKVIGQPTDRIEGPLKTSGQAPYAYEQHEAVANQAYGFMVGSAIAKGRINNIDLEAAKAAPGVLAIVTAANAGKLGKGKYNAAHLLAGPEIQHYHQAVALVVAETFEQARAAAQMVKVDYVAAKGEFDLASVRDKGVEPKEELPDVSHGDFAKAFATAPVQFDQTYTTPDQSHAMMEPHATLAAWKGDQLTLWTSNQMIAWSVGDIATTLGLPKEKVRLISPYIGGGFGGKLFVRADAILAALGARMAGRPVKVALARPQIANNTTHRPATIQRIRMGATADGKLTAIAHEGWSGNLAEGKVEVAAQPSQLLYAAENRLVSMRLAPLDLPEGNAMRAPGETPGLMVLEIAMDEMAEQLKLDPVQFRILNDTQVDPVKTERPFSQRRLIECLQTGAEKFGWDKRNAQPGSRREGRWLIGMGVAAAIRNNLLVKSGARVRLERDGKVTVETDMTDIGTGSYTIIAQTAAEMMGVGLKDVSVHLGDSSFPVSAGSGGQFGANCSTAGVYAACMKLREAVAGKLGMAADQAQFVDGQVRVGSKSVPLRNAAQDGVVVAEDSIEFADLAEQYQQSTFGAHFVEVAVDAATGEVRVRRMLAVCAAGRILNPKAARSQVIGAMTMGVGAALMEELAVDKKLGFFVNHDLAGYEVPVHADIPHQEVIFLDETDPVSSPMKAKGVGELGICGVSAAVANAIYNATGARVREYPITLDKILSSLPEMI encoded by the coding sequence ATGAAATTCGACACGCCCGCCACCACCAACCCGATCGACCAGTTGAAGGTGATCGGCCAACCCACCGACCGTATCGAAGGGCCGCTGAAAACCAGCGGGCAGGCGCCTTACGCCTATGAACAGCATGAGGCGGTGGCCAATCAGGCTTATGGTTTCATGGTCGGTTCCGCCATCGCCAAAGGGCGGATCAACAATATCGATCTTGAGGCAGCCAAAGCCGCGCCCGGTGTGCTCGCCATCGTTACCGCTGCCAACGCCGGCAAACTCGGCAAAGGCAAATATAACGCCGCGCATTTGTTGGCCGGGCCGGAGATTCAGCACTACCACCAGGCCGTCGCGCTGGTGGTCGCTGAAACATTCGAGCAGGCCCGTGCGGCTGCGCAGATGGTCAAAGTTGATTACGTCGCCGCCAAGGGCGAATTCGATCTGGCCAGCGTGCGCGATAAAGGCGTCGAACCGAAAGAGGAACTGCCCGACGTCAGCCACGGTGATTTCGCCAAGGCGTTCGCCACCGCGCCGGTGCAGTTCGATCAGACCTACACCACGCCGGATCAGTCCCACGCGATGATGGAGCCGCACGCCACGCTGGCGGCGTGGAAAGGCGATCAACTGACCCTGTGGACGTCCAATCAAATGATCGCCTGGAGCGTCGGCGACATCGCCACAACGCTTGGTTTGCCCAAAGAAAAAGTCCGGCTGATTTCGCCGTACATTGGCGGTGGTTTCGGCGGCAAACTGTTCGTGCGCGCCGATGCAATCCTCGCCGCCCTCGGTGCGCGCATGGCTGGCAGGCCGGTGAAGGTCGCCCTCGCCCGCCCGCAGATCGCCAACAACACCACCCACCGCCCGGCGACGATTCAGCGCATTCGCATGGGCGCGACGGCGGACGGCAAACTCACCGCGATCGCCCACGAAGGCTGGTCGGGCAACTTGGCTGAAGGCAAAGTCGAGGTCGCGGCGCAGCCAAGTCAGTTGTTGTACGCCGCTGAAAATCGGTTGGTCAGCATGCGTCTGGCTCCCTTGGACCTACCGGAAGGCAACGCCATGCGCGCACCCGGCGAAACGCCGGGGCTGATGGTCCTGGAAATCGCCATGGACGAGATGGCCGAGCAGCTCAAACTTGATCCGGTCCAGTTCCGCATTCTCAACGACACACAGGTCGACCCGGTGAAAACCGAGCGGCCGTTTTCGCAGCGGCGCCTGATCGAGTGCCTGCAAACCGGCGCGGAGAAATTCGGCTGGGACAAACGCAATGCGCAACCCGGCTCCCGGCGAGAGGGCCGCTGGCTGATCGGCATGGGCGTGGCCGCCGCGATTCGCAACAACCTGCTGGTCAAGTCGGGCGCGCGGGTGCGGCTGGAGCGCGACGGCAAGGTCACGGTGGAAACCGACATGACCGATATCGGCACCGGCAGTTACACGATCATCGCGCAGACGGCGGCCGAAATGATGGGTGTCGGCTTGAAGGATGTCAGCGTGCATCTGGGTGATTCGAGCTTTCCGGTGTCGGCAGGCTCCGGCGGGCAATTCGGCGCCAACTGCTCGACCGCCGGGGTGTACGCCGCGTGCATGAAACTGCGTGAGGCGGTGGCTGGCAAGCTGGGCATGGCGGCGGATCAGGCGCAGTTTGTCGACGGGCAGGTGCGGGTCGGCAGCAAGAGCGTGCCATTGCGCAACGCTGCGCAGGACGGCGTTGTGGTGGCCGAGGACAGCATCGAATTTGCCGACCTGGCCGAGCAGTATCAGCAGTCGACGTTTGGTGCGCATTTCGTTGAGGTGGCGGTGGATGCCGCGACCGGTGAAGTGCGTGTGCGCCGTATGTTGGCGGTGTGCGCGGCCGGGCGGATTCTCAACCCGAAAGCGGCGCGCAGTCAGGTGATCGGGGCGATGACCATGGGTGTCGGTGCGGCGTTGATGGAAGAGTTGGCGGTGGACAAGAAACTGGGCTTTTTCGTCAATCATGATCTGGCCGGGTATGAAGTGCCGGTGCACGCCGACATTCCGCATCAGGAGGTGATTTTTCTTGATGAGACTGATCCGGTGTCTTCGCCGATGAAGGCCAAGGGTGTTGGTGAGTTGGGGATTTGCGGGGTTAGTGCGGCGGTCGCGAATGCGATCTACAACGCCACGGGTGCACGGGTGCGGGAGTATCCGATCACCCTTGATAAAATCCTCTCTTCACTGCCGGAGATGATCTGA